From one Bacillota bacterium genomic stretch:
- a CDS encoding carbohydrate ABC transporter permease encodes MAVMVRPSKYRTSSYWAGIAWSIVRGVLVAGICFIIIYPLLIKISSSLMTEADLYDLSVKWFPRRLSFQSLARNYQMLYHEMNYGVALINSILLALFVSVLQLISCSVIGYGFARFKYFGSNFVFALVILTLLVPPQMIMVPMFLNFRFFDLAGLLPKSFNLLGSIWPFVLTSLTGMGMRNGLFIYVMRQVFSGQPKSLEEAALVDGAGPIRTFVRIMLPGAKSALMIVFLFSFVWQYNDYYFTSLYMTSQTMLLPFRLDQLTRIFDVYEYTEEYVTIVTNTGMIMFIAPLLIFYAFLQRYFVESIERTGIVG; translated from the coding sequence ATGGCTGTTATGGTTAGGCCGAGCAAATACCGGACATCCAGCTACTGGGCGGGCATAGCCTGGAGTATTGTTCGTGGTGTGTTAGTGGCCGGTATCTGCTTTATCATTATTTATCCACTGCTGATAAAAATCTCATCGTCACTGATGACAGAAGCGGATCTTTATGATTTATCGGTAAAATGGTTTCCCAGGCGGCTGAGCTTTCAAAGTCTGGCGCGAAACTACCAGATGCTGTACCACGAAATGAACTATGGTGTGGCGCTGATCAATTCGATTCTGCTGGCATTGTTCGTTTCTGTTCTGCAGCTGATTTCCTGCAGCGTGATTGGCTATGGTTTTGCAAGATTTAAGTATTTTGGCAGCAACTTTGTCTTCGCTTTGGTGATTCTAACGCTGCTGGTGCCGCCTCAGATGATCATGGTGCCTATGTTCCTCAATTTCCGGTTTTTTGACTTGGCAGGTCTATTGCCTAAGTCGTTCAATCTTTTGGGATCGATTTGGCCCTTTGTACTTACATCCCTGACAGGAATGGGCATGAGGAACGGATTGTTTATCTATGTGATGCGCCAGGTATTCAGCGGCCAGCCGAAGAGTTTGGAGGAGGCGGCTTTGGTTGACGGAGCTGGTCCAATCCGCACTTTCGTTAGGATTATGCTGCCCGGTGCCAAATCAGCTTTGATGATTGTGTTTCTGTTCTCGTTTGTGTGGCAGTACAATGATTACTACTTTACATCGCTGTACATGACCAGCCAGACCATGCTGCTTCCTTTTAGGCTGGATCAGTTGACCAGAATTTTTGACGTGTACGAGTATACTGAGGAGTATGTCACGATTGTAACCAATACCGGTATGATTATGTTTATTGCCCCACTATTGATCTTCTATGCTTTCCTCCAGCGTTACTTTGTGGAGAGCATTGAAAGAACAGGAATTGTTGGCTGA
- a CDS encoding extracellular solute-binding protein translates to MKKRLSLSIFLVLILLMAVSVSAEEVKWDLGGQTIRIQTRWEDVTPLGERGAHNWYQPDERLLAHIKSVEEMFNCKIEFVARGHEGDAWAAIQEGSLLGETTVHFAHFSAGMVVPATAGALHPLNDILDDEFYESYPIMFQYPRLSGDSVGSTIYGFEALGHSREARVIMWNKSLFEREGIESLYDIYERGEWTWDKFYEIARALTKDTDGDGEYDQYGLGALGVKEVYDFLVSNGARFTQIREDGRVEFDLLRPEFLETMEFLQKIWSEGLVGDGISSNRSRAAMWLDIGTHISNPGRQAEFYAIQNDEWGIIPPPQGPNGKGEVNMHTRWVGVIPNTVEDPRAVIEVVSALFQTREPYIDKEEWEAKWWDRHLWALYDYESFEYLQEAMRNSVLVPDHVETRVLVVHAEPKAEAVFDQIIKQGASAASVLAEWEPVLQGYLDEMLKQ, encoded by the coding sequence TTGAAAAAGAGATTATCTTTAAGTATCTTCTTAGTTCTGATTCTGTTAATGGCTGTCAGCGTAAGCGCTGAAGAAGTAAAGTGGGATCTGGGCGGACAAACTATCCGCATCCAAACTCGCTGGGAAGACGTTACTCCGCTGGGAGAACGGGGAGCCCACAACTGGTACCAACCGGATGAGCGCCTCTTAGCTCATATCAAATCTGTTGAAGAAATGTTTAACTGCAAAATTGAATTCGTAGCTCGCGGTCATGAAGGTGACGCTTGGGCAGCAATCCAAGAAGGTTCTCTGCTTGGCGAGACTACAGTTCACTTTGCTCACTTCTCAGCTGGTATGGTTGTACCTGCTACTGCTGGTGCACTTCATCCGCTCAACGATATCCTTGATGATGAGTTCTATGAATCCTATCCGATTATGTTCCAATATCCGAGACTGTCTGGCGACAGCGTAGGCAGCACAATTTACGGATTTGAAGCTCTCGGCCACTCCCGCGAAGCTAGAGTTATCATGTGGAACAAGAGCCTGTTTGAGCGGGAAGGCATCGAGAGTCTCTACGACATTTATGAGCGCGGCGAATGGACTTGGGATAAGTTCTATGAGATCGCCCGTGCCCTCACCAAAGACACCGACGGTGACGGTGAATACGATCAATATGGTTTAGGCGCTTTGGGTGTGAAAGAAGTTTATGACTTCCTGGTATCCAATGGTGCTCGCTTTACTCAAATCAGAGAAGACGGCAGAGTAGAATTTGATCTGCTCAGACCAGAATTCCTGGAAACCATGGAATTCCTGCAAAAGATTTGGTCTGAAGGTCTTGTTGGTGATGGCATCAGCAGCAACCGCTCCAGAGCAGCTATGTGGTTAGATATCGGTACTCACATCTCTAACCCGGGCCGTCAAGCTGAGTTCTACGCTATTCAAAACGATGAGTGGGGTATCATTCCTCCGCCGCAGGGACCAAATGGCAAAGGCGAAGTTAACATGCATACCCGCTGGGTTGGTGTAATTCCGAATACTGTTGAAGATCCGAGAGCGGTAATCGAAGTTGTCAGCGCTCTGTTCCAAACCCGCGAACCCTACATCGACAAAGAAGAATGGGAAGCTAAGTGGTGGGATAGACACTTATGGGCACTGTATGACTATGAGTCCTTCGAATACCTCCAGGAAGCTATGAGAAACTCGGTTCTGGTACCAGACCATGTTGAAACCCGCGTGCTGGTTGTTCACGCTGAACCAAAAGCTGAGGCTGTCTTTGATCAGATTATTAAACAAGGCGCCAGCGCAGCCAGCGTTCTCGCTGAATGGGAACCGGTTCTCCAAGGCTATCTTGATGAAATGCTGAAACAATAG
- the pelA gene encoding pectate lyase: MCLKFKKLLLLAVMFVVCTSAVSAQYGVPTSARAVDLADNLIAWQTESGGWTKNTDFSTVKYQPGMSRGPVNRYGQECGTFDNNASIDEMRFLAMVYKWHGHERHKEAFMKGLNWMLEAQYPSGGWPQYYPLRDGYWDNVTYNDNAMARILSFIRDMLNQQALYDFIGEENFVRLEEAYEKGIEYILKSQIEVNGHLTAWCQQHDPVTYEPRMGRAYEHPSIVSAESVGVVRFLMSIPDPSEEVRRAIVSALEWFELAQLPAGNWARFYDIDTMVPIFSGRDSIIRYQVTDIELERQQGYSWFNNSPRSLLEEARKGDYLDKLRESLPDHQPITIEAFADPAVPKFNSPKIWPAQTVSGIMTIDIELSMRKPENFEEIVIKIGNEEIYRGSEMHVQLEHDTSAMRNGIHALIVETTTKAGAFIRHSANFTVNNR; encoded by the coding sequence ATGTGTCTGAAGTTTAAGAAGCTGCTGCTGCTCGCTGTCATGTTTGTTGTTTGTACTTCTGCAGTTTCCGCCCAGTATGGTGTGCCCACATCAGCCCGGGCAGTAGATCTTGCCGACAATTTAATTGCCTGGCAGACCGAGTCAGGGGGCTGGACAAAGAATACTGATTTCAGCACAGTTAAGTACCAGCCGGGCATGTCCAGAGGACCGGTTAACCGCTACGGTCAGGAGTGCGGCACTTTTGACAACAACGCCAGTATTGATGAAATGCGCTTCTTAGCAATGGTGTACAAGTGGCATGGCCACGAGCGCCACAAGGAAGCCTTTATGAAGGGTTTAAACTGGATGCTGGAGGCCCAGTATCCCAGCGGTGGCTGGCCCCAGTACTATCCGCTCCGGGACGGCTATTGGGATAATGTTACTTATAATGATAACGCCATGGCCCGGATTCTGTCGTTTATCAGGGACATGCTCAACCAGCAGGCCCTTTATGATTTCATCGGCGAAGAGAATTTTGTCCGCTTAGAAGAAGCGTATGAGAAGGGTATTGAGTACATTTTAAAATCCCAGATTGAAGTCAATGGCCACTTAACCGCCTGGTGTCAGCAGCATGACCCGGTTACTTATGAACCGAGAATGGGTCGGGCGTATGAGCATCCGTCGATTGTTTCTGCTGAATCAGTGGGTGTGGTTCGCTTCTTGATGTCAATTCCGGATCCGTCTGAGGAAGTGCGGCGGGCAATTGTCAGCGCGCTGGAGTGGTTTGAGCTGGCGCAGCTGCCGGCAGGAAACTGGGCCCGATTCTATGACATCGACACCATGGTTCCCATCTTCTCCGGCCGCGACAGCATTATCCGCTACCAGGTAACCGATATCGAGCTGGAGAGACAGCAGGGCTACAGTTGGTTCAACAATTCACCGCGCAGCCTGCTGGAAGAAGCCCGCAAGGGTGATTATTTGGATAAACTTCGGGAGAGTCTGCCTGATCACCAGCCGATCACCATTGAAGCATTTGCTGATCCGGCGGTTCCTAAGTTTAACAGTCCAAAAATCTGGCCGGCTCAAACAGTTTCCGGCATCATGACCATTGATATTGAACTGTCCATGCGCAAACCGGAAAACTTTGAGGAAATTGTCATTAAAATTGGTAACGAGGAAATTTACCGGGGCAGTGAAATGCATGTGCAGCTGGAGCATGATACTTCAGCAATGCGAAACGGCATTCACGCTTTAATTGTGGAAACTACTACCAAGGCAGGTGCGTTTATCCGCCACTCCGCCAATTTCACTGTCAATAACCGCTAG
- a CDS encoding methyltransferase, with protein sequence MDRIERFYATIARKPVDRPASWLGLPVPEACDRLFEYFQVSDIDELKAVIDDDIYPVEMPYESPTSSAIYTALDFAKPTADGRKDQRTLTAPGFFEDYSDPSRINDFDWPNPADHIDPAKCRQAVEAAPPGYPVMGVVWSAHFQDACSAFGMETALVKMLTEPEMFRAVIDRIAEFYLDANEIFYSATEGKLDAVLIGNDFGSQRGLMISPDAVREFVIPGTIKLIEQAKSYGLKVFYHSCGSIYDVIPDLIAAGVDVIHPIQALAKNMDPYKLQREFGDQVSFCGGVDAQELLINGTPEQVKAKVKELKSIFPTGLIISPSHEAILPDVNPANIEALFAGIKA encoded by the coding sequence ATGGATCGGATCGAACGATTTTATGCCACAATTGCACGAAAACCAGTGGATCGGCCTGCTTCCTGGCTGGGTCTGCCTGTACCGGAAGCCTGCGACCGCCTTTTTGAGTATTTTCAGGTTTCCGACATCGATGAGCTTAAGGCTGTAATCGATGATGATATCTATCCGGTGGAAATGCCCTATGAGTCACCCACCAGCAGCGCAATTTACACTGCTCTCGATTTTGCTAAACCCACAGCCGACGGCCGCAAGGATCAGCGGACTTTAACCGCGCCGGGCTTCTTTGAAGACTATTCCGATCCCAGCCGCATTAATGATTTTGACTGGCCTAATCCCGCTGACCATATTGATCCGGCAAAATGCAGGCAGGCGGTGGAAGCGGCGCCGCCGGGGTATCCGGTAATGGGTGTGGTTTGGTCTGCTCATTTTCAGGATGCCTGCTCTGCTTTCGGCATGGAAACCGCCCTGGTGAAAATGCTGACTGAACCAGAAATGTTTCGAGCAGTAATTGATCGGATCGCAGAATTCTACCTAGATGCCAATGAGATTTTTTACAGTGCCACTGAGGGTAAACTAGATGCGGTGTTAATTGGCAATGATTTTGGCAGCCAGCGGGGCTTAATGATTTCTCCGGATGCTGTCCGGGAGTTTGTCATCCCGGGTACCATTAAGCTGATTGAGCAGGCCAAAAGCTATGGTTTGAAGGTCTTTTACCACTCCTGCGGCTCAATCTACGATGTAATTCCCGATCTGATTGCCGCCGGTGTGGATGTGATTCACCCCATTCAGGCGCTGGCCAAGAACATGGATCCATACAAGCTCCAGCGAGAGTTTGGCGATCAGGTGTCCTTCTGCGGCGGGGTTGATGCCCAGGAGCTTCTGATCAACGGAACTCCCGAACAGGTAAAGGCCAAAGTTAAGGAACTAAAATCTATTTTCCCAACCGGACTGATTATCTCACCGAGCCATGAAGCGATTCTCCCGGATGTAAATCCGGCTAATATTGAAGCCTTGTTTGCAGGCATCAAAGCTTAA
- a CDS encoding discoidin domain-containing protein, with protein MKKKFFILAVCLFSLLLAAGIAGTEERINLALNAEVKVSTSVEAFGWHAVYLTNGMREFDEENVIRGWSSAIRYFNPEIARENSTQWAKIDLGSVHTIAEVVLCPRPDGSAAGNYFPIDYVIQTAVDPAAWEQENESDDHWTTVVAVTDAPKPEDGAPVVHTFDPVEARYVRVKATNLREGGDGFVFQLAELEVY; from the coding sequence ATGAAAAAGAAATTCTTTATATTGGCTGTATGCCTATTCTCACTGTTACTTGCAGCAGGTATTGCCGGCACCGAGGAGCGGATTAACTTAGCGCTCAATGCTGAAGTGAAGGTATCAACCTCTGTTGAAGCTTTCGGCTGGCACGCAGTATATTTAACCAACGGCATGCGGGAGTTTGATGAGGAGAATGTGATCCGGGGCTGGAGCAGCGCTATCCGCTATTTCAACCCGGAAATCGCTAGAGAAAACTCTACCCAATGGGCAAAAATTGACCTAGGCAGTGTCCACACCATCGCGGAAGTTGTTCTCTGCCCCCGTCCTGACGGCAGCGCTGCCGGAAACTATTTCCCCATTGACTATGTGATTCAAACTGCCGTTGACCCGGCTGCATGGGAACAGGAAAATGAAAGCGATGATCACTGGACTACCGTTGTTGCAGTAACTGATGCTCCAAAGCCAGAAGACGGAGCACCTGTAGTGCACACCTTTGATCCAGTCGAAGCCAGATATGTAAGAGTTAAAGCGACCAATCTTCGTGAAGGCGGCGATGGCTTCGTATTCCAACTGGCAGAACTTGAGGTTTACTAA
- a CDS encoding Asp/Glu/hydantoin racemase, with protein sequence MKKIVAIYTGQGLAEPLQKLILDKLSGINLVNLIDDSLIRDVITAGTVTKSVSRRLINYYQIAAEMGADLILNTCSSVGEIADMGRELVDIPLVKIDEPMAEHAAANYAQIGVIATLPTTLEPTIRLIKSQAQRLNREVEVVDGLAAGAYQALVSGSPEEHDRLILEVGQKLSQQVDCIVLAQASMMRMQEQLQEYAGVTVLASPPLCLPRINEILEL encoded by the coding sequence TTGAAAAAAATAGTTGCTATTTATACCGGTCAGGGTTTGGCTGAACCGCTGCAGAAACTTATTTTAGATAAATTATCCGGGATAAATTTAGTAAATCTTATTGATGACAGTTTAATTCGCGATGTCATAACAGCGGGAACAGTAACCAAATCCGTGAGCCGGCGCCTGATCAACTATTATCAGATTGCAGCAGAAATGGGAGCGGATTTAATTCTCAACACCTGCTCATCGGTGGGGGAGATAGCGGACATGGGGCGGGAGTTAGTTGATATTCCGCTGGTTAAGATTGACGAGCCCATGGCAGAGCATGCCGCGGCCAATTATGCCCAAATCGGGGTAATCGCCACCCTGCCCACAACCTTAGAACCAACCATCCGCTTAATTAAATCTCAAGCCCAAAGACTCAACCGCGAAGTTGAAGTTGTGGACGGTTTAGCGGCAGGTGCCTACCAAGCCCTGGTGAGCGGCAGTCCCGAAGAGCACGACCGCCTGATTTTGGAAGTCGGGCAGAAGCTCTCCCAGCAGGTTGACTGCATCGTGCTGGCGCAGGCCTCGATGATGCGCATGCAGGAGCAGCTGCAGGAATATGCCGGAGTTACTGTGCTGGCCAGTCCGCCTTTATGCCTGCCCCGGATCAATGAGATATTGGAGCTGTAA
- a CDS encoding transketolase: MAGYNIERLEAAARKLRTDIITMIYQAKDGHPGPSLSCADLVAALYFCAMKIKPEDPDWPERDRLILSKGHACPSVYAALANRGYFSKDELPKLRTFGGMLQGHPDMLKTPGIDFTSGSLGNGISIGLGMALAGRIKGIDNHIYVITGDGELQEGVVWEATMAAKHYNVGNLIVLVDYNGIQSGGPIADISGLEPLVPKWEAFGWHCQTIDGHNFTEILTALDNAKAEDTTPSVILARTVKGRGVSFMENNNAWHKGVPTKAEWEQAVAELGAEES; the protein is encoded by the coding sequence ATGGCAGGGTACAATATTGAGCGGCTGGAAGCGGCTGCCCGAAAACTGAGAACAGACATCATTACTATGATTTATCAAGCTAAGGATGGGCATCCGGGTCCAAGTTTGTCCTGCGCGGATCTGGTAGCAGCCCTGTATTTCTGCGCCATGAAGATCAAACCGGAAGATCCGGATTGGCCGGAGCGGGATCGCTTGATCTTATCGAAAGGCCACGCCTGTCCCAGCGTTTATGCGGCTTTGGCAAACCGGGGCTATTTCTCCAAGGACGAACTGCCAAAGCTGAGGACTTTTGGCGGTATGCTCCAGGGACATCCGGACATGCTGAAAACTCCTGGAATTGATTTTACTTCCGGTTCTTTGGGCAATGGCATTTCCATCGGACTGGGGATGGCATTGGCAGGTAGAATCAAGGGAATTGACAACCACATCTATGTAATCACTGGCGATGGTGAGCTCCAGGAAGGTGTGGTTTGGGAAGCTACCATGGCGGCGAAACACTACAATGTGGGCAATTTGATTGTGCTTGTGGATTACAACGGCATTCAAAGCGGTGGACCAATCGCTGACATCAGCGGATTGGAACCGTTGGTGCCGAAGTGGGAGGCTTTCGGCTGGCACTGCCAGACGATTGACGGTCATAATTTCACTGAAATCTTAACCGCTCTTGATAATGCCAAAGCAGAGGATACAACACCTTCGGTGATTCTCGCCCGGACTGTTAAGGGACGGGGAGTGTCTTTTATGGAAAATAACAATGCCTGGCACAAAGGAGTGCCCACCAAAGCGGAGTGGGAGCAGGCAGTAGCCGAGTTAGGAGCTGAGGAATCATGA
- a CDS encoding transketolase — protein MILANTRQAFIDSLIELAANNPEIVLVCSDSAKVVRADSYIDRFPERFIDVGIAEQNAVACAAGVASYGLIPFVATYAGFITMRACEQVRTFVAYPNLNVKMVGANGGIAAGEREGVTHQFFEDLGILRTIPGITIIVPADAGQTRQAVKAAAEIPGPVYIRIGSGRDPVVHADDVPFELGKIRILEEVGRDVAIFAAGGYPLNRALAAVKELAKQGIKATAVEIHTLKPLDVDGIAEILGQTKACVTVEDHNIIGGLGSAVAEVIAEHAPASLVRVGLRDVYPESGEPEQLLDAYGMGVEDIISACRQAITNKERRQL, from the coding sequence ATGATCCTTGCCAACACGCGGCAGGCGTTTATAGATAGTTTAATTGAGCTGGCAGCGAACAATCCTGAGATCGTGCTGGTTTGTTCCGACTCTGCCAAGGTTGTGCGTGCAGATTCATACATCGACAGATTTCCCGAACGGTTTATTGATGTGGGCATCGCGGAGCAGAATGCTGTGGCCTGCGCGGCCGGAGTGGCTTCTTACGGATTAATTCCTTTTGTGGCGACTTACGCCGGATTTATTACCATGCGCGCCTGCGAGCAGGTGCGGACTTTTGTCGCTTACCCCAATCTAAATGTAAAGATGGTCGGCGCTAATGGCGGCATAGCCGCAGGTGAGCGGGAAGGAGTCACGCACCAGTTTTTTGAGGATCTGGGCATTCTCCGGACAATTCCCGGCATAACCATAATTGTGCCGGCTGACGCGGGTCAGACTCGCCAAGCAGTAAAAGCGGCCGCGGAGATTCCTGGACCGGTTTACATCCGGATTGGGAGCGGACGCGATCCGGTTGTACATGCCGATGACGTTCCGTTTGAGCTCGGTAAAATTCGGATTCTCGAGGAAGTCGGCCGTGATGTGGCAATCTTTGCTGCTGGCGGATATCCCCTTAATAGAGCTCTAGCTGCCGTTAAGGAGCTGGCTAAGCAGGGAATTAAAGCGACAGCGGTTGAAATTCACACCCTCAAGCCGCTGGATGTGGACGGCATTGCTGAAATTTTAGGGCAGACCAAAGCGTGCGTAACCGTCGAAGATCACAATATCATCGGCGGTTTAGGCAGCGCGGTTGCTGAGGTAATTGCTGAGCATGCTCCGGCTTCTTTGGTGCGAGTAGGGCTGCGGGATGTTTACCCTGAGTCGGGTGAACCGGAACAACTTTTAGACGCTTATGGCATGGGTGTTGAAGATATTATTTCGGCCTGCCGGCAGGCAATTACGAATAAAGAAAGGAGACAGCTATGA
- a CDS encoding cupin domain-containing protein, which translates to MSKNMYSRHVGEAKTVEMMPGIFRTTLVYNDDLMVCHFTMKKGARIPLHKHEAVQNGYMIKGKVRFFTETNDSIIVEPGCGYIFDSNEAHGSEVLEDSELIESFTPARPEYMD; encoded by the coding sequence ATGTCAAAGAATATGTACAGCAGGCATGTGGGCGAGGCCAAAACTGTGGAGATGATGCCCGGCATTTTCCGAACCACTCTGGTGTATAACGACGACTTAATGGTCTGCCATTTCACCATGAAAAAAGGTGCCCGGATACCCCTGCACAAGCATGAAGCTGTTCAAAACGGCTATATGATTAAGGGGAAAGTCCGCTTTTTCACCGAGACCAACGACAGCATCATTGTGGAACCCGGCTGCGGCTACATCTTTGATTCGAACGAAGCCCATGGCTCGGAAGTGCTTGAAGACTCGGAGCTGATCGAATCGTTCACGCCGGCCAGACCGGAGTACATGGATTGA
- a CDS encoding transketolase has translation MELMELNLAEKAVQTRIAVLKMIYQAQGGHIGGAFSCADIVTALYYGVMRVDPTRPDWEERDRFVLSKGHSVETYYAVLADLGFFDQAELATYRAYQSRLIGHPSSHVPGVEVSTGALGHGLPIGVGMALAGKMDHKDYRVFVLMGDGELAEGSVWEAAMSASHYRLDNLVGIIDRNRLQIGGDTEEVMALENLKAKWEAFGWNAHEADGHDLQGLVDLLHNLQPGGGRPHLVIANTVKGKGVSFMENHKGWHHRVPTDEEYQQALAELNAQREAIRRE, from the coding sequence ATGGAATTGATGGAGCTGAATCTGGCAGAAAAAGCAGTTCAGACGAGAATTGCAGTGCTGAAGATGATTTATCAGGCGCAGGGCGGCCATATCGGCGGGGCGTTTTCCTGCGCCGATATTGTGACAGCCCTCTATTACGGAGTTATGCGGGTCGATCCTACGCGTCCTGATTGGGAAGAGCGGGATCGCTTCGTGTTGAGCAAAGGCCACAGCGTGGAAACTTACTACGCAGTATTGGCTGATTTAGGCTTCTTTGATCAAGCAGAATTAGCGACATATCGGGCTTATCAATCGCGGCTGATCGGCCACCCCAGCAGCCATGTCCCCGGCGTTGAAGTGAGCACCGGTGCGCTGGGTCATGGACTGCCGATCGGGGTAGGCATGGCGTTAGCAGGAAAGATGGATCATAAAGACTATCGGGTGTTTGTGCTGATGGGGGATGGAGAATTGGCCGAAGGATCGGTTTGGGAAGCGGCCATGTCTGCGAGTCACTACCGCTTGGACAACCTGGTGGGTATTATTGACCGCAACCGTCTTCAGATTGGCGGCGATACAGAAGAAGTGATGGCTCTAGAAAATCTCAAGGCTAAATGGGAGGCTTTCGGCTGGAATGCGCATGAAGCTGATGGCCATGACCTGCAGGGTCTTGTGGATCTATTGCACAACCTGCAGCCAGGCGGCGGCAGGCCTCATTTAGTGATTGCCAATACTGTCAAGGGAAAAGGCGTATCGTTTATGGAGAATCATAAAGGCTGGCACCACCGAGTGCCCACGGATGAAGAGTATCAGCAGGCTTTAGCAGAACTTAATGCTCAGAGGGAGGCGATTCGGCGTGAGTAA
- a CDS encoding transketolase family protein has protein sequence MLRGRRFGVSKNSIPCRKAFTETLLELARQDRDIIALTSDARGSVTLEQFAAELPEQFVEVGIAEQNLVGIGAGLAAAGKKPFVCGPACFLSARSLEQVKVDAAYSRTNVKIIGVSGGVSYGALGSTHHAVHDLAVMRAIPDLTVILPADAHQTRKMTAALTAMEGPVYVRMGRGAVPDVYTEADAPFEIGKANVLLEGNDAAIIACGEMVRPALDAGLKLREQGIEARVIDLHTIKPLDTAAVLSAARETGAIVTVEEHSVHGGLGAAVAEVIVQNHPVPMEILGIPDEPAVTGESPQIFAHYRLTGEGIALAVQKLLARRKGGR, from the coding sequence ATGCTCAGAGGGAGGCGATTCGGCGTGAGTAAAAACAGCATTCCCTGCAGAAAAGCGTTTACAGAAACCCTGCTCGAGCTGGCGCGACAGGATCGGGATATTATCGCTCTTACCAGCGATGCCCGGGGCTCGGTCACTTTGGAGCAGTTTGCCGCGGAGCTTCCTGAGCAGTTTGTAGAAGTAGGCATTGCGGAACAAAATCTAGTTGGCATCGGCGCCGGATTGGCAGCTGCCGGCAAAAAACCATTTGTCTGCGGTCCCGCCTGTTTCTTATCGGCGCGCAGCTTGGAGCAGGTAAAGGTAGACGCAGCTTACAGCCGGACCAATGTGAAAATCATTGGGGTCAGCGGTGGGGTGAGCTACGGAGCGCTTGGATCTACCCACCACGCAGTTCATGATCTAGCGGTGATGCGGGCAATCCCAGATCTGACTGTAATTTTACCGGCTGATGCGCATCAAACTCGGAAAATGACCGCTGCTCTGACAGCAATGGAAGGGCCGGTTTATGTGCGGATGGGCCGCGGCGCGGTACCGGATGTTTATACTGAAGCTGATGCCCCCTTTGAAATCGGTAAAGCGAATGTACTGCTGGAAGGTAATGATGCGGCAATTATCGCCTGTGGTGAAATGGTGCGTCCCGCTCTTGACGCGGGATTAAAACTGCGGGAGCAGGGAATTGAAGCCCGGGTTATCGATCTGCACACCATCAAACCTCTGGATACTGCTGCGGTTTTATCAGCTGCGCGGGAAACCGGTGCGATTGTCACTGTGGAAGAGCACAGCGTACATGGTGGTTTGGGCGCGGCAGTGGCAGAAGTGATTGTGCAGAATCATCCGGTGCCCATGGAGATTCTGGGTATACCGGATGAACCAGCAGTAACTGGCGAATCACCTCAGATTTTTGCCCACTATCGGCTGACGGGTGAGGGTATCGCTTTAGCGGTCCAAAAACTGCTTGCGCGCAGAAAAGGAGGTAGGTAA